The Oreochromis aureus strain Israel breed Guangdong linkage group 7, ZZ_aureus, whole genome shotgun sequence region ACTTTCTGGATGTTTTTCGAATAACTCTGACACTACAGTAATTCTTTGGCAACAGTTGGAGAAGCGCTCGTGTCAAAAATCATTTTGGAGTGGGGCGTCTTCAGTTTGTCACCACACATATGTGGCTTCCACCCACtgttgcttaatcatattagtAAAGTACGGGTTGGCCAGTGTGCAGCTTATACTGCCAAGAGCAGAGTAGCAGggtggagagagaggagcaggatTAGAGTCTTGTTTATCCCCATGAAGCCATCCCTCAAGCAGTGCTATTGTTCAGTGCGAGGATGATTGACAGGAGGAGGGGTGGGgacctttcatttcatttcatttcatttcactaTCACTCAATCAAGATTCAAGCTTGGCGAGGAACCTGTACACGAATGATTGCACACTGAACATTTTAGGAAAGCTGCTCTGCTGATTTAATAACTAGGCGGTGCTCATTCTACCAAAGGGAGTAGCGTATAGATTGTAagagtattttttctttttaaattcattaCTACAATCAAAGAACATCATAGAGAACTCCTCCACAACATGTAAACCACCTGCCTGATTGTGTAGGCCTCATTCATGTTGGATTCAAAGCAGCTCTCAGCCATAGGAGGATGGATATGGGACCTGTCATGGTGGCCTGTAATGTCTGACATCAGAGGATCCGTACAGTTCTTTTAGTTGTAGTTTTGAGCCTTGAGTACTCCTCCGGGCAGCGTATCGAGGTATCctcgggcaagatactgaacctgGAGATGAACCTGCATTCATCAGAGTCTGAATATGGAAAATAAAACCACTTGTGTGAATGCGTgtatgattgggtgaatgagacttGTTCTTTGAATGTAATGCTTTTCCACTCAGGTACAGCAGAGAAGTGCTTTATAAGTACCAGTACCAGAGACAGGGTGCACAATCCTGCTGAtatattttttgaaaatataTTGAACACCATAAAGGAAAGAAACAGTATGATAAACAAATAAAGAGAAATTATtgctatttaaaaaataatgggGTCATAATTACCCCACTTTACCTGCTCAGGAAGCCACCACCATCCCATGGCACTTTTATGAAAAAATGCACTGGTAACGAGCTGGATATTTCTCCTCATGGTGTCCATAATTTCTGAAAGTGCTTTTGATTTGTTGGACCAGAGAACAGTTTCCTTCTTCATCTCCCTTCATCCTGCAAGAGCTATAGCCCAGAGATGGTGCGCTTTCTGAAACTATTCACAGTTGTTTTCAGaagtttttttaaaccactcATTTACTTTTAATGCAGTGTTGGCTCAGAGTTGATGGCAAAtgtgagtttttttcttctcagctTTATGTGAATCCTCTAAAAAGTAATTATGAGgttctcagttttgtttttgcagtttttgcaatttttttgaAAACTTGATTCTCATCCAGTCTGTCACAGAGAGGTAAATCTGCCCTTTTTTGCCTCTGAAAGAACtgaatttttcactttttatacCAAAATATACAAATTAATacaaattttttttgtttgtttttttacacggtgttttgcttgttttgtagTTTCGTTCTAGTTAACAAAGTCATCTGGTCAGCTGCCATTCTAGTCTCTGTATTGAGACTAGTCAAATAAACAACCAATTTATGGATTGCCATGAAACTGATCCCAGGCCCAcaacaaatacattttgtaCAACTATATCTAGAGTTTACAATTACAGAAAATATTCAGAAAGCAGTagttctctgggagaaaatgtcttgttgatcaGAACAGAAGACTGCCACACTGCTTCGAGCTGATGGGACAGCAAGAACAACTCTTTAAAATTAAGGTATCTCTTAATGTGCAACAtgttgaagcagatgggctacagtagcagaagaccacatcaggtgccactcctgtcagctaaggaAAAGAAACTGTGGCTCACCAAAGTCAGAtaagaaaacagtaaaaatctTGCCTGATCTGAGGAGTCTCAATTTgtgctgcaacatttggatggtcgggtcagaatttggtgtgaACATCATAATGGCTTTGTCATGCCTCAGTTTCATTTTCTTAGTTGATAGGGGTTGCACCtgatgtggtcttctgctgctgtagccgaTCTGCTTCAAAGTGTTGTGCATTAAGAAATGCCCTTCTGCATACATATGAAGGGTTCCAGCTGCTTGTGTTagagttaaaaatgttttctttgcacactttgggccccttagtaccaagTCAGTGTCATTTAAACATCATAATCTGAGTATTGTACTGTGGCAGACCATGTCCATCCTTTTATGATCACAGGGTACCTATCCCCTGATGGATACTTCCATGAGCACAACGTGCCATGTCACAAAGTACAGATCATCTTAAATTTGTTTATTAAACATGAATGTGAGTTCACTCTACTAAAATGGCCTCTAGTTACCTGATCACAGTCCAGTGGAGTCCAGTCGTGGATGTGCAGATGTCTGTTGAATGTTTTTAGCACCTTGTTAAATCTGACATTTAGAATTAAGGAAGTTCTGAAGACAAAATAGGATTCAACCCAGAATTAGCAAGGTACACCATAAAGTGTCCAGGAAGTGTTTTGGAATAGGTGGAAAAATTGTGATAAtgagaaataaacagaaaacaaattattGAGCATAGATGAATCATGTTTGAAGTGTGAAACAATAACCAGGCATggtgcagttatttgtttaaGGTCGTTTATGTAAATTGTTCAGGTAGAGGATATGTCAGATTCTGACATGTTTGACTCAACTGAAAGAGATAAACAGTCCCAGAAATCCAATGTCTAGGTTTACATTATCAATAGTTCTGCTGTATTTTATACaaaattgcacatttcaaaacACAGGTTGTTTCAGGGAATGGGACTGTGGcagatttctctcttttttttaaaaaaatctaaggATCTGACCAACCAGGAATACTGTAAGGAACATGTTACATCATGTTGGAAATCCAGAAGTGTCACACTGATCAAATTACAAATCtgcaatgaattaaaaaaaaacatctacaaCAAAACCAATTTTTCAAGTAAAATAACTTACACTGAAAATAATCAAAGcccatccaaaaaaaaaaaaaaaaaattatgaaaatgGACATTCCCTCATGTATACACTTCGGCTTTATGAACGTAGGTCATCAAAAGAACTTCTTAGCTGCTGCTTCTTGTTGACTTCTGCAAGCGAAACGAagaaaaagatgcaaaaaaaaaaaaaaaaaatcagagcatGTTTAGATTTCCAATCAAATGCAACCCAAATTACAACCTAAAATAACTTACTTGTACATGACGTAGCAGAAGAATAGGACTGACTGGACCACGACAAAGATTGCAAAATGAACAGTGGATAAGCAGGAAGGCATGGGAGGCAAGTCGGGACACTTCACGGCCTTGTCAGCTGGATTCTGAACAACACAATGCAGAtcagctggttcagtcaatacttttttttttctaaaacagatCAGAAGAGTTCAAACTCTGATCCACACCTGAGCATTACGCTGAACCAGGTTCTCCACGTTCCTTTTGACGGTGTGCAGATGTTCCTTGATGTCGTTGAAATGTTGCATGGTCTCGTATGTCCCCATAGGGGCTTGATTACCCTGATTCTGGACAGAGCCAATCTGTCTCAGCGACTCGTGAAAGGAGTTTCTGCAGAGCAAGACAGACATCGTGTTTACAGACTGCACATTAACATTAAAGAACCCCCAAAAGGACTGAAATAAATCACTGTTGATTGAATTCATGTGGGGAAACATGCTGAACAGTAAACATGCTGTGAGGTGCTGCTTATTTACAGTCATATAAATTGTCTAAAAATTAATCTTTTAATCCCTATTCACTGGAGGCTACATATTCTCAAACTTTGACAAACCAGAAAATTGCCATCTGATAAAAGAGGTCATGATTGCTAAATTAATCCCTtataaaaacatgttcttaCAACAGATTACAAGTACAGAGGGATAAGAAATGGCTCAGAAACAGGGGGACACCACGTGGATTATGCATCTATGTGTCTATGAGAGGGACGGCTAACACGCTGaagacaaaattaaaaaattgtCTGAAAAATTTAACAAAGCATCTGATAGCTGGTCCCCATTAATGTGGATGTGTGTGAAACTGAGAGCCTTTCTAACTGTAATTGATCACCCGTGGAAGCATTTTACCTTCTCAATCTTTAAATTGCTCATTTATATCTGGTAGAAATCCTCTTCTATAACTCCTGCGCACCAGTAACTGAACAGTCAGGGTCAAAAGAACATATGCTGACCAGTTCAGACTGGTTTATCCTGGTCACTTCATCATCTGTCTGGAAGATTTGTGTCAAGCTGCCATTCACCCTTGACTTATTAATGGAAATTAGTACAAATCATTTCTCACATTCACCCCGTCAGATAGCAGAATAAACCACCCTGAGGTGCTGCTGCTGAGGCCCACCAAGGACTGAATGTGAAATCTGCATCTTCACTTTCAGATTAATCACTAAAAGAAGACTACATTGAATGCAAAGCATTCCCAGAAGAGAAGAAAGACTTTAAGCCAGGATCACATTTCTCAACAAAatgtaatttcttaaagttgATTACTTACAGGGAGGAAGCAACTAGTTTCCCCCTCTATCATCTTAAACACGTCTAAGGCGAttatgaaggggaaaaaaagacaaatgagcAGAATTCCACTAGTGTAAGTAAGACGGCCCTGAGGGAGATTGTGACAAGAAATCAAATGGATGGGACACTGTGTATTTTTTGCTTGTATATGACAGATGTATTTAAAGACTACTAATCTGATAAGGGCAGAACGGTGCTAAGAAGGGGCCTTTTCTTGCTCGGCCACATGGTTGAGGTCTGAAACAGGGACGACATACAAACAAAATCTAATTTGTTTCATGgacatggggggaaaaaaaaaaactcccttgAGGAAGTaagtgagcatttattaaaccCTACGTCTAATCTTCGTCTACTCCAAGTGACCCATTTATGAGCAAAGAGCCCTCTATGTAGGTTTAGAGCGAGACAAAGTCCTATCATAAACTCTGTGTTTAAGACGGGTCAGGATAAACTGAGCACTTAATCTACAAAGTAATACAGATCAGTTGCTCacattagcagaagctgctgaagcCTTTTGCCAGCAAACTTATTTACTGTGCCAATCAGCTTACTCCTGTGTAGCACCCTTAATATTCAATTATTACATCTTCCCACTCACtacaggattaaaaaaaaagaagcagcaaaaaacaaaaactgagagTGCTTGGGTAGATTTAGCAAACGAGTAACTAAGAGTCGAGTGCCACGGGAATTATGGGTCAACAATATGATAAAGAAAATCATGTATGCAGTCATCTGAGAATGAATGTCCTGTTGGATTTAGGGCATATAAACAGCTTGCTTTTTTTGTGATACATGAGAGATTAATGTTATATAAACTAAAATCTTTAATATCTTGTCATTCTGATTAAGTCTTTATGCAGATGGTGTGTTAAAATTAACACAAGACAAATAtgcattaataaaaataaataaataaatccagttTCTTTGTTCGTGCAGCTCGATTTTAAAAGCACCCAGAATGAATCAAATTTGTCAATCAAGTTTTCctgaaaggaaaataaatatttgtgctaaatggcTGACAAAAGAGTGAGTAAGACTACGTAGCTGTTTCATAAGTCATAATGACTCACTCATCAAGCAGCACACATATTTAAAAATGCTGGCATGCCCACAATGACAACGATAACATTGAACCTGCACACCAAATCAGGCTCACTTATTTTAAGTAGCAGAATCAATCATTCTCTATTCATTCCATgtctgcaaaaaaaagaaatgagagaGCAGGTGGGGTGACCATTTTTATGGTTTTAAAAGAAGCACATTAGAGCCGGATATCAGTGTGCACTTTGAGCTGTAATTGTGGTATGACAGAATTCTTAATCAGCCACCTTTTGGGTTTCTCTGCCTCCTGATCAGCTGTCAAAAAGTCTACTGCAAAACTATCCTGCTCATACAGCAATTCTCTATCATGTAACTGATTCATTGcaaatgagtttttttttttattaggtaATTAGTATTAGGTATTTGGGTAATCTTGTTTCTGTGCCAAAACCCAGTTTACACTGGTGCAATGCATCAGTAAATCTGGGCCTCGAAATCCAGCGTTACCGACTGTGGAGGAAGCTGTTATAGCCGCTGGATTATCAGGACGGCAGACACCTGTGATGTCGCAGCCAGCCTCTCCTGAGATTAAATGTGATGTGATGGATTTAAGCGGCAGGATTTCCCTTGTTTTTCTGGAGTATCACGGATGTgtctttatgttgttttttttttaaaaagcagctatCTTTTAAGAGTAACCGACTGTCAACAACAAACGCTGTTGTTACTTACTTCAACTCGTTCAGGCTTTTGAGAACCTCCTGCTGCGTGGCTACGATGGAGCCCAGCTGCTGACCAGCAGAATCCAGCTAAGAGAGAAATGAAGCACAATGGTCTGAAGGTTCATACTGATACAGCTGTCATAAAAAGGGTTTCCCATGTTTTGATAAGCACCCAGATGAAAAGTTTACTAAGGTAGAAGTTCATAGAAAGACAGTCCAAAGTCCcaacacacatttttaaaatgtaaaaagaaacaaacaaaaaaaagaaacatgcttCTTCATCtgtaacaaaatataaaaatccaTTTTGTAGCTTTACAGCGAACACCTTTAGCATCTTGTGTAAGTTTGCATCTTGATGACATGCCCACCTGTCCTGACTCAGTGTTTGTCCCCTTTTTGGCGACCTCATCCGTGATGACGGAGACGTATCGACGCTGTTCGTCCAGGATCATAGCGAGCTGCCGATTGAGCTGTTTGATTTCCAGATGGATCCGGTTCTGGCCTTCAAACACCTGACGAATCTCCCGGTCATTCACACTCTCATACAAATCATCAACTGAAAAAAGATACTGCAGATTAAAACCCAATTATGGAAAAgaaatctgtaatctgtaagTAATATTTGGACATATTTGTTTCTTCTTGAATGCTTTCTGATTCATATTTTTCAAATAATGTAACTTTCTGTTTTaggtaataaataaatgtgtagtTTTCATTCATTGTGTAATTTTACACAACTGTTTGGACCATCATGCTTCAGAAAACTAACTTGGTTCTCCTTGGACGTCTGGGTGCTCCTTCTGaaattcctctttctttttatcGAGCTCTTGCTGGAAGTTCTGAAATTCCTCCTGGTACTTGTCCTTCTCTTCTTTAGGAATCTCAGATTCAACTGGGGGCTTCAATGGGAAAGACAAAAAACCCCTCTGTGAACTCAATAGAGGCTCTGCTTGGGTGTATAGTGCAtatacacgcacacatgcacgtgcacacacacagacagacacgcacacacacacaaagggatTGGAAACGTATTAGGAGTtctagacaaaaaaaaaaaaaaaaaaaaaaaaaaaaaaaatgtagttacCGGTTGCTGGCCAGGCTCTGTGAGTCTGAATAGCAAGAAGGACAAAACATCGTGGTCATCTGACGaacaaaagaaaatttcaaTGAGAaaatcagaaacatcagaaataaaattattgaATTCCTCCACTTTAAGACTATAATATAATATCTCAGAAACAACTGCAATGTGTGATAAGGTAAAACTATCATACTATATTAGTAATTATCAATTACCAATAAGCAGTAAGTCAAAACAGTGATACTAGGAACAAGGACTAAAGGTAGCAGTAATAGGCAATAATGTTAAGATGGAAACAATTTAACTAGTCAAGACCAGACCAGCAAAACTAGTAAAGTCATCATaagactagggatgggtatcgaaaaccggttcttgttgagaacccactgtttcaattccttggaattgtttgccatttttgcaaacgattcccttatcgattccagtcgccccgaaagacgtcaccacgttgcggagcgtcatttacctggcagggcgcctaagcggctcaaacgctcaaaagtttggttatactttacgagaacggatgacaacggggcaacttgaaatacttgcaaagtagatatttcatttaagggaggaaacactacgaatatgcaaaagcatttgctcacaaaacacgcgataaccttaaatgaatgtcgtgtttttaattccgctccggactcgtgaatctcaacccagcagcagcggtaacgtttgcacgtgagctcccgttaatgcggcaggtaaatgatcaactaacagtgcatattatgttagcgcgatctgcctacaaaacctgccattactgtgcatttaggtgaccatgatgagacagacagagtctggctggcagttctcgctgcagtctaccggtagagTCTCCTTTCAGGCGAGgatagtcactgctcggtgacattcgactaagtttgtggtcaaaggcttgcacccatttgccacagcagatgcccccgattttcggtaagtgaatgtgtttaattgtaggcagggacattactggatattcttgtgtaattgctacagaataatttatgttatactttgttattgctacagaagaatatttattttattattttacatttacaattttttttcctggggaccctgtgacaccccattgaagagccgtaggctgtggatctcttaagatctcactgttgggtttgtaaggccatgttactcctaaatttctatcttgttcaaagagaagatataaaacaaagttctaagctaatcgacctgtgtgttctctttttaaaaaaataagaatcgataagagaatcgataaagaatcgaatcgttaaacagaatcgaaaatggaatcggaatcgtgaaaatcttatcaatacccatccctacataaGACTGAGGTAATGTTTCAATAATGTTTTAACTACAGAAATTACTAGacagtaaaaatgaaattaagTCTTTAATAGAAGGCAGACCTGAAATATTTCTAGTGCTACTACTGCCACTGCTCATTAATACAAACATCTAATTAGCCAGTTAAATCGCAGCAAGAATTTAGGTgcgtagacatggtcaagatggcctgttgaagttcaaacagagcatcagaatgaggaaaaaaatgtaatttttggcatggttgttggtctCACACAGAGAGAGTATTTCAGattctgagtatttcagaatctgctgatctgctgggattttcccaaacAAACATTTCTATGTTTTAATGGTCCGAACAAGAGAGAACATAGTGAGTGCCGGTTCCAAAAACTGGtgaaatgccttgttgatgttaGAGGTGAATAGCCAGAATGCTTCAAGTTGATAGGAAGATGACAGTATACCAGATTTTACAACCGAgaaatgcagaagagcatctcagaatacacaacacatcaaaccttgaagcagatgggctacagcagcagaagaccacactgctAAGAAAAGGACTAtactcaaatgacctccacagtcattGTTTGGGAAATGGTGAAACAAAAGATTCAAACCATTtctgtgcagccaacaaatctgcagctgtgGTGTGACGCTGACACGTCATATGGATGGTTTGGAAGGTAAAAGGAGGAGCTAACTcaataagaggaaaaaaaaaatgcacctgAAAGCGTCCATGAGTGTAGCTCAGTTTTGAAAGTGACCTAAGAGCGACTGTCAGGTCGAATATAAATTATTACAGAGAAATCCGTTGCTTATGAGGTTTTGATTTTGTAAACAGTAAAGTTTTTTAACAGCAAATAGAATAATACCTGCTAAACCACCGGTAGCAGCTGAAATGCCAAAGAAACCATCAGATGGAATGACCATGTTGTCCACCTTTGTGCAGAACTCATAGTCCTCTTTGTCCGGAGTGAAACCGTTGTTGATCAAGacctgaagaggaaaaaaaacaaaaacagagctacattttttactgtctcaaaagtgcctttgttttcatcttACTTCACATTGTGAATATATACACACTTAATGCTAAAAGGTTCATGTTTTCTCCTACCGTCAGTGTCCTTTTGTAGTATGTTATTTTGGCTCTGACAGGGTAGGGTTTATTGCGGAAGTCTCGTAAACATGTACCAAGGGCCTGCGTGGAGCCATCGCTgcgtgaaaacaaacaaaaaactattaCTTGCACCTCATAATTACGGTAAACTTTGAGGAAAACACACTCAGGTTTATTAGATAATAACATTCATGCCTGCGTATATACTTTATGGTACAGTAAGCACAgaatttaagatttaaaaaaatgatttaaagctttcactCGCCCGAGGGAGATTAGGAAGGAGAGAGGATTATTTACTTTCCAAGCAAATATAATCATATTTTCTAATCTTCTTTAAGTTGGTAAAATTCGAGTTGGTGACGACATCAGAGGAAAGCGCAAGAAATGTTTACTTACTTCTGATGGTCATAAACAAGGTTGCCATTGTTTCCCACAACGAGAATAGCTGGGTTATTTTTCTGGAAGGATTcccagaaaacaaagaaacagattAATCCTTTTTGTCATCTAAAGCACAGAAATAGGTTTGATGTTTAGGTAATCTTATTTAACtaagtaaaatgtaaatttcaCATAAACAAAAAGCTCTGGGTTCTTAATTGCTAACATGATTCCTGACTGAGAAATAAAGCTGTTTGTTATAATATAGGCAGAAAGTCTCTGAACCGACTGCTCCCACCACACAATAACAGAAACAAATGTGAATAAAGCTATAGCGCTTTACAGTTTACGCTAAATAGTCATTTAGGTTTTACCATTATTAAAAACTATAGCTGACACCAACCTTTCCGTCATTGTCAAAAGAATCAAAGAAGACTCCAATTCCGTTCCACTGATCAGCAGCTCCGTACACTGGACCCTCAAGGCCTTGTGTACTGGTGAACCACACGGCCTGtcagacataaaaataaatcagtaaataaaaaacaataaatagcTAATTTATGTGAAAAAACTCGTTTGGAATCCATGGGATTAGAGCTGAATAAAGAATATCTGATTTAATATTTATCTTGATATATGGGTGATTACATatatacaaacatacacatatatttgttttctattgtaaagcttttattttaacataatttttattttgatgCTTTGGCAATATTATTTTAAGACAGTGTGATCAGATCAGATCAGAGCCTTTAAACATTTTCTGCGTGCCGAGCTGAGTTGAGTGTCATACCCCAAATCTTTTATCTGTTCTCTTTTTGGTTTCCTCTGTCTTTGTCTATCTCTACACTGTCACTATCTAATAAAGATTAAAATGCCACTTAATGACTGCACAGTGCACAATTTCTCTACTCCAATTTCTTGTTAACAACTGACCTAAACAGATACAGTGCAAGTTC contains the following coding sequences:
- the lman1 gene encoding protein ERGIC-53, giving the protein MAVPIAESPAVGARLLIITFVTTLIFHSSVADITVGASTSEEAPHRRFEYKYSFKGPHLSQSDGSIPFWIHTGNAIPSADQVRITPSLRSQRGSVWTKNKVNFEHWEAEVTFRVSGRGRMGADGLAVWFTSTQGLEGPVYGAADQWNGIGVFFDSFDNDGKKNNPAILVVGNNGNLVYDHQNDGSTQALGTCLRDFRNKPYPVRAKITYYKRTLTVLINNGFTPDKEDYEFCTKVDNMVIPSDGFFGISAATGGLADDHDVLSFLLFRLTEPGQQPPPVESEIPKEEKDKYQEEFQNFQQELDKKKEEFQKEHPDVQGEPIDDLYESVNDREIRQVFEGQNRIHLEIKQLNRQLAMILDEQRRYVSVITDEVAKKGTNTESGQLDSAGQQLGSIVATQQEVLKSLNELKNSFHESLRQIGSVQNQGNQAPMGTYETMQHFNDIKEHLHTVKRNVENLVQRNAQNPADKAVKCPDLPPMPSCLSTVHFAIFVVVQSVLFFCYVMYKSQQEAAAKKFF